The proteins below are encoded in one region of Shewanella putrefaciens:
- the prmC gene encoding peptide chain release factor N(5)-glutamine methyltransferase, with translation MSQQSSIAEALQWAYVQLAPTSESAHLDAEVLLLYSLNKSRAYLYTWPEKALTVEQWKRFVQMVQKRQKGVPVAHIVGEREFWSLPFIVNDTTLIPRPDTEILVETALNLPLSTYAKVLDLGTGTGAIALALASERESWEITAVDKVDDAVALAIANRENLKLPQVEILQSDWFSAVKSRDFDLIVSNPPYIDEADEHLHQGDVRFEPQSALTAAEEGFADLYYIAKTARDYLKPNGYILLEHGFEQAVKLRAKLIELGYENVATVRDFGSNDRCTMGKWAE, from the coding sequence TTGTCACAACAATCTAGCATCGCCGAAGCCCTACAATGGGCTTATGTGCAGTTAGCGCCAACCTCTGAATCCGCCCATTTGGATGCAGAGGTTTTACTCCTGTACAGCCTCAATAAAAGCCGTGCTTATTTATACACTTGGCCGGAAAAAGCCTTGACGGTTGAGCAGTGGAAACGCTTCGTACAAATGGTGCAAAAGCGCCAGAAAGGCGTACCAGTTGCGCATATTGTCGGGGAACGAGAGTTTTGGTCACTGCCGTTTATCGTGAATGACACGACCTTGATCCCACGGCCAGACACGGAAATCTTGGTTGAAACCGCGCTAAATCTCCCCCTATCGACCTATGCGAAAGTGCTCGATTTAGGCACAGGCACAGGCGCTATTGCCTTGGCGCTGGCGTCTGAACGTGAGTCATGGGAAATCACCGCGGTCGATAAAGTTGATGATGCCGTAGCACTGGCGATCGCCAACCGCGAAAACTTAAAATTGCCGCAGGTTGAAATCCTCCAGAGCGATTGGTTTAGTGCGGTAAAGTCGCGGGATTTTGACTTAATCGTCTCAAACCCGCCCTATATCGATGAAGCGGATGAGCATTTGCACCAAGGCGATGTACGCTTCGAGCCACAGAGTGCATTAACCGCCGCCGAGGAAGGCTTTGCCGATCTCTACTATATCGCCAAAACCGCCCGGGATTATTTAAAACCTAACGGTTATATCCTGCTCGAACACGGTTTTGAACAGGCGGTCAAACTCAGGGCAAAGCTTATCGAGTTAGGCTATGAGAATGTCGCCACTGTGCGGGATTTTGGTAGCAACGATAGATGCACTATGGGCAAATGGGCGGAGTAA
- the prfA gene encoding peptide chain release factor 1 → MKESVIRKLEGLLERNEEVLALLGDASVIADQDRFRALSKEYSQLEEVVAGFKAYQQALADLDSAKEMLEEDDAEMREMAQEEMKAAKAQLERLEAELQILLLPKDPNDDTNAFIEIRAGAGGDEAAIFAGDLFRMYSRYAEANRWQLEIMSSNEGEHGGFKEIIVKVSGEGAYGKLKFESGGHRVQRVPETESQGRVHTSAVTVVVMHEVPEAEAISINPADLKVDTFRSSGAGGQHVNKTDSAIRITHIPTGIVVECQDQRSQHKNRAQAMSVLAARIQAVEDEKRRSAEESTRRSLVASGDRSERVRTYNFPQGRVSEHRINLTLYRLNEVMEGDLDAILAPLMQEHQADLLAALADEQG, encoded by the coding sequence ATGAAGGAATCCGTTATCCGCAAGCTGGAAGGCTTGCTCGAGCGCAATGAAGAAGTATTGGCTTTGCTTGGTGATGCGTCGGTTATCGCAGATCAAGACAGGTTTCGCGCATTATCCAAAGAATATTCTCAGCTAGAAGAAGTGGTTGCAGGCTTTAAAGCCTATCAGCAAGCACTGGCTGATCTCGACTCCGCAAAGGAAATGTTGGAAGAAGATGACGCCGAAATGCGCGAGATGGCCCAAGAAGAAATGAAGGCCGCAAAAGCACAGCTTGAGCGACTCGAAGCTGAGCTGCAGATCCTACTGCTGCCAAAGGATCCCAACGATGATACTAACGCCTTTATCGAAATCCGAGCCGGTGCGGGTGGCGATGAAGCGGCGATTTTTGCGGGCGATTTGTTCCGTATGTATAGCCGTTATGCCGAAGCGAATCGTTGGCAGTTAGAAATCATGAGCAGCAACGAAGGCGAACACGGCGGCTTTAAAGAAATCATCGTTAAAGTGAGCGGTGAAGGTGCCTACGGTAAGCTTAAATTTGAATCCGGCGGTCACCGTGTGCAACGTGTGCCAGAAACCGAATCCCAGGGCCGTGTGCATACCTCGGCGGTGACTGTGGTTGTCATGCATGAAGTGCCTGAAGCAGAAGCGATTTCCATTAACCCTGCAGATCTGAAGGTCGATACCTTCCGTTCATCGGGCGCCGGTGGTCAGCACGTTAACAAAACCGACTCGGCGATTCGTATTACCCATATCCCGACTGGGATTGTGGTGGAATGCCAAGATCAACGCTCACAACATAAGAACCGCGCCCAAGCCATGAGCGTTCTGGCCGCCCGTATTCAAGCGGTTGAAGACGAAAAGCGCCGTAGCGCGGAAGAATCGACCCGCCGTAGCCTTGTCGCCAGTGGTGATCGCTCCGAGCGCGTGCGTACCTACAACTTCCCCCAAGGCCGGGTGAGTGAACATCGTATCAACTTAACTTTGTATCGCTTAAATGAAGTGATGGAAGGGGATTTAGACGCGATTCTGGCTCCCTTGATGCAAGAGCATCAGGCCGATCTGTTGGCCGCACTGGCTGACGAGCAGGGGTAA
- the hemA gene encoding glutamyl-tRNA reductase, which yields MSLVAIGINHKTATVDLREKVAFSPDKIHDAMKSLASRTRSGEAVIVSTCNRTELYCNNGDEADIIEWLEQYHGLDHKDVAPCLYNYHGQTAVKHLMRVASGLDSLILGEPQILGQVKQAFAKAKEAGTVALTIDRLFQNTFSVAKKVRTETEIGAAAVSVAFAAVSMAKHIFSSLSTTKVLLIGAGETIELVAKHLKDNGVASMVVANRTLERAQGMCEEFGATAITLAQIPDFLPKADIVISSTASPLPILGKGMVEKALKQRRHQPMLLVDIAVPRDIEPEVADLDDAFLYTVDDLHSIIEQNMASRKEAAEQAELITEEQSYLFMDWVRSLESVDSIREYRNQSMAIKDELVERALNKLAQGSDTEQVLIELANRLTNKLIHAPTQALTAASRQGDLNTLGQLRTALGLDKN from the coding sequence ATGAGCCTTGTAGCAATCGGTATTAACCATAAAACAGCCACGGTAGACCTGCGTGAGAAAGTCGCCTTCTCTCCGGACAAAATTCATGATGCCATGAAGAGTCTGGCCAGTCGTACACGCTCGGGTGAAGCCGTTATTGTCTCGACCTGTAATCGCACTGAGTTGTATTGCAACAATGGCGACGAGGCCGATATCATCGAATGGCTTGAACAATATCATGGCCTAGATCATAAAGATGTGGCGCCTTGCCTCTACAATTACCACGGCCAAACCGCGGTCAAACATTTAATGCGCGTCGCCTCTGGGCTCGACTCGTTGATTTTAGGTGAGCCGCAAATTCTGGGGCAGGTGAAGCAAGCCTTCGCGAAAGCCAAAGAAGCTGGCACAGTTGCCTTAACCATAGACCGCTTATTCCAAAATACCTTTTCGGTGGCTAAAAAAGTGCGCACCGAAACGGAAATTGGCGCCGCCGCTGTATCTGTGGCCTTTGCCGCTGTGAGCATGGCGAAACATATCTTCTCATCACTGTCGACCACTAAGGTATTGCTTATCGGTGCGGGTGAAACCATTGAGCTGGTGGCCAAACATTTAAAAGACAATGGTGTGGCCTCTATGGTGGTGGCAAACCGGACTCTAGAACGCGCCCAAGGCATGTGCGAAGAATTTGGCGCTACAGCAATTACACTGGCACAGATACCAGATTTTCTCCCTAAAGCCGATATCGTGATATCCTCTACCGCCAGCCCGCTACCAATCCTTGGTAAAGGCATGGTCGAAAAAGCGCTAAAGCAGCGTCGCCATCAACCTATGTTATTGGTTGATATAGCAGTTCCCCGGGATATTGAACCGGAAGTCGCCGATTTGGATGACGCGTTTCTGTATACAGTGGACGACCTGCATAGCATTATTGAACAGAATATGGCTTCTCGAAAAGAAGCCGCCGAGCAAGCTGAATTAATTACTGAAGAACAATCTTACCTATTTATGGATTGGGTGCGTTCTTTAGAGTCGGTCGACAGTATTCGTGAGTATCGCAATCAGAGCATGGCGATAAAAGATGAGTTAGTGGAACGCGCCCTGAATAAATTAGCCCAGGGGAGCGACACTGAGCAGGTATTGATTGAACTAGCCAATCGCCTGACCAACAAACTTATCCACGCACCTACCCAAGCCCTCACGGCGGCGAGCCGTCAGGGGGATTTGAATACACTAGGTCAGTTAAGAACAGCGCTTGGATTAGATAAAAACTAA
- the lolB gene encoding lipoprotein insertase outer membrane protein LolB codes for MNNLKRLTKSIFSYIALSVLLFLAGCQTRPPLDDLSPITVSDAKQASAWELQGKLAIKTPDDKLSANLYWRHTETHDKLTLTTMLGTTVLTLEATPDSAHLHIDGKDFKDNNAQALLERVSGWSIPLADLPLWITGQIGRDDQVIERDSQGKPKLLTNTQTPPPWQVAFLRWQSQSGTTVPHQLKLERGDLQLKLQLNQWQALGKPTVMIGEKP; via the coding sequence ATGAATAATTTGAAGCGCCTCACAAAATCCATTTTCTCTTATATCGCCTTGAGTGTCTTACTCTTTTTAGCTGGTTGTCAAACACGACCACCCTTGGACGACTTAAGCCCCATCACAGTCAGTGATGCCAAGCAAGCGAGCGCCTGGGAGCTTCAGGGCAAACTCGCCATTAAAACCCCCGATGACAAGCTCAGCGCCAACCTTTATTGGCGCCATACCGAAACCCACGACAAGTTAACCCTCACCACCATGTTAGGCACCACAGTCTTAACCCTAGAGGCTACCCCAGACTCGGCCCATTTGCATATCGATGGCAAAGATTTTAAAGACAATAACGCCCAAGCATTACTCGAACGGGTTAGCGGTTGGTCAATTCCCTTAGCCGATTTACCTTTATGGATAACAGGCCAAATTGGCCGAGATGATCAGGTCATCGAACGCGATAGCCAAGGCAAACCTAAACTACTGACCAATACCCAAACCCCACCACCTTGGCAAGTCGCATTTTTACGTTGGCAATCCCAAAGTGGGACGACTGTCCCCCATCAACTCAAGCTTGAACGCGGTGATTTACAACTAAAACTACAACTGAATCAATGGCAAGCACTCGGAAAACCCACAGTGATGATAGGAGAAAAACCTTAG
- the ispE gene encoding 4-(cytidine 5'-diphospho)-2-C-methyl-D-erythritol kinase, with amino-acid sequence MSDAISRHWPAPAKLNLFLHITGRRSDGYHELQTLFQFIDCCDMLDFKVTDSDELILHSNMSAVVADSDNLILRAAKSLQQVTGFKGGAEIWLDKRLPMGGGLGGGSSDAATTLVALNKLWDTQLSTEDLATIGLKLGADIPVFIHGFAAFAEGVGERLQAVNPSEPWYLVIAPDVHVSTAAVFQDPLLPRNTPKLAIDTLLSQPWANDCQKLVVSKYPQVAKALGWLLEYAPSRMTGTGACVFGEFTQQQQALAALAKLPSDMQGFVAKGMNISPLITRLSHP; translated from the coding sequence ATGTCAGACGCCATTTCCCGTCATTGGCCCGCACCAGCCAAGCTTAATTTGTTTTTACATATCACTGGCCGCCGTAGCGACGGCTACCATGAATTGCAGACCTTGTTTCAATTTATCGATTGCTGCGACATGCTAGATTTCAAAGTAACCGATAGCGATGAACTGATTTTGCACTCCAATATGTCGGCTGTTGTCGCAGATAGCGATAACTTAATTCTGCGAGCCGCAAAATCACTCCAACAAGTGACAGGCTTTAAGGGCGGAGCGGAGATCTGGCTCGATAAGCGTCTGCCAATGGGCGGCGGTTTAGGGGGCGGTTCCTCCGATGCTGCGACCACCTTAGTGGCCTTAAACAAGCTGTGGGACACCCAATTATCGACCGAAGATTTAGCGACAATTGGACTGAAGCTTGGTGCCGATATTCCTGTTTTTATTCATGGTTTCGCCGCTTTTGCCGAAGGCGTAGGTGAACGCTTACAAGCGGTAAATCCGAGTGAGCCTTGGTATTTAGTTATCGCACCCGACGTTCACGTTTCGACCGCCGCCGTCTTTCAAGATCCCCTGTTGCCGCGTAATACCCCCAAACTGGCCATCGACACTTTACTAAGCCAACCTTGGGCAAATGATTGTCAAAAACTGGTCGTATCTAAATACCCTCAAGTTGCCAAGGCCTTAGGCTGGCTGCTAGAATATGCGCCGTCGAGAATGACCGGAACAGGCGCATGCGTGTTTGGGGAATTTACACAACAGCAACAAGCTCTCGCAGCCTTGGCGAAGTTACCGTCTGATATGCAAGGATTTGTTGCAAAAGGGATGAATATTTCGCCGCTCATCACGCGACTCAGTCATCCATAA
- a CDS encoding ribose-phosphate pyrophosphokinase yields MPDIKLFAGNATPSLAKKIADRLFCKLGDAVVGRFSDGEISVQINENVRGADVFIIQSTCAPTNDNLMELIVMVDALRRASAGRITAVIPYFGYARQDRRVRSARVPITAKVVADFLSSVGVDRVLTCDLHAEQIQGFFDVPVDNVFGSPVLLEDMLAKKLDNPVVVSPDIGGVVRARAVAKLLDDSDLAIIDKRRPQANVAQVMHIIGDVQGRDCIIVDDMIDTGGTLCKAAEALKEHGANRVFAYATHPVFSGKAAENIENSVIDEVIVTDTVPLSPEMLKVAKVTQLTMSAVLAEAIRRVSNEESISAMFSH; encoded by the coding sequence GTGCCCGACATCAAGCTCTTTGCTGGGAACGCCACCCCCAGTCTCGCTAAGAAGATAGCCGATCGTCTATTTTGCAAACTCGGAGACGCAGTGGTTGGTCGTTTCAGCGATGGTGAAATCAGTGTCCAAATTAACGAAAATGTACGTGGAGCCGATGTGTTTATCATCCAATCCACCTGTGCGCCGACCAACGACAATCTGATGGAACTCATCGTGATGGTTGATGCTCTGCGCCGTGCATCTGCGGGTCGTATCACCGCAGTGATCCCTTACTTTGGTTATGCACGTCAAGACCGTCGCGTTCGTAGCGCCCGTGTACCTATTACCGCCAAAGTGGTTGCCGATTTCCTATCAAGCGTCGGTGTTGACCGTGTTCTGACCTGTGACCTGCATGCTGAGCAAATCCAAGGTTTCTTCGATGTTCCTGTGGATAACGTATTCGGTAGCCCAGTGCTACTGGAAGATATGTTAGCCAAGAAACTCGATAATCCTGTGGTAGTTTCACCGGATATTGGTGGCGTTGTTCGCGCTCGTGCAGTGGCAAAACTTTTAGATGATTCTGATCTAGCCATTATCGATAAACGTCGCCCACAGGCGAACGTTGCCCAAGTCATGCATATTATCGGTGATGTTCAAGGCCGTGACTGCATTATCGTTGACGATATGATCGACACAGGCGGCACTCTGTGTAAAGCGGCTGAAGCCCTAAAAGAACATGGCGCAAACCGCGTATTTGCCTACGCGACTCACCCAGTGTTCTCTGGCAAAGCGGCTGAAAATATCGAAAACTCAGTGATCGATGAAGTGATAGTCACAGACACTGTGCCTTTAAGCCCTGAAATGCTTAAAGTGGCTAAAGTGACTCAGCTAACTATGTCAGCTGTATTGGCTGAAGCCATTCGTCGCGTCAGCAACGAAGAGTCTATCTCTGCGATGTTTAGCCACTAA
- a CDS encoding methyl-accepting chemotaxis protein, which translates to MLIRSKLLLSAAVSITALIGMFGLQLHSNSVSSELANAAQDVLELERDVLLLRKNEKDFFARKDLQYFEKHKEIHSQIDKIISELEQTFNKYAVATSSLENFDRNLNQYQSAFNEVAQLQQEIGLTPKTGLYGTLRSAVHNVETLLKEYDQLSLQVAMLQLRRNEKDFMLRRELSYVDTFDANIALFNSSLLTSSLDSATQAKIATLINQYQKDFKSLVSKEQQFGLSEKDGTMAQLIAANRLTESSAIELHTLALKAIDEAESDSVNIGIMVFILIAVLLSVITYFIIRSIIAPVERITQVISRIEASKDLTLRCDTSTQDELGEIAKHFNSMVDTFQQLIEQVIESVATINTSCKRVSENAIQASQGVTQQLNETDMVATAITEMGATIDEIAKTTELAALKAGKTHDNAQMGQNEVMQTIQKIEQLAQQINDSASVVDELERDSETIGSVLDVIRGIAEQTNLLALNAAIEAARAGEQGRGFAVVADEVRSLAMRTQSSTQEIANIIQTLQSRTRSIVQLMDASQKQGAESAEQAAAAGALLKLINTDVRNIMDMSTQIAAAIEEQSMVAAEVNKNVVVIRDIAQESSEAADANASASDELKAQAEYLHRAVSNFKI; encoded by the coding sequence ATGTTAATCCGCTCTAAGCTGCTACTCAGTGCAGCTGTATCCATCACTGCATTAATTGGAATGTTTGGGCTGCAGCTCCATTCCAATTCGGTGAGTTCGGAACTCGCTAATGCGGCCCAAGACGTGCTCGAGTTAGAGCGAGACGTTTTGTTGTTGCGTAAGAATGAGAAGGATTTCTTTGCCCGTAAAGATTTACAGTATTTTGAAAAGCATAAGGAAATACATTCCCAAATCGATAAAATCATCTCCGAATTAGAGCAAACCTTTAATAAATATGCCGTGGCTACCAGTTCGCTTGAAAATTTTGATCGTAATTTAAACCAGTACCAATCGGCTTTTAATGAAGTTGCTCAATTACAGCAAGAAATAGGATTAACGCCTAAAACTGGGTTATATGGCACCCTTAGATCCGCAGTGCATAATGTCGAAACACTGTTGAAGGAGTACGACCAATTATCCTTGCAGGTCGCAATGCTGCAATTAAGGCGTAACGAAAAGGATTTTATGCTACGCCGAGAGCTCAGTTATGTTGATACCTTCGACGCTAACATTGCCTTATTTAATAGCAGTTTACTGACATCCAGTCTCGATAGCGCGACCCAAGCTAAAATAGCCACCCTGATAAACCAATATCAAAAGGACTTCAAAAGTTTAGTGAGCAAGGAGCAGCAATTTGGGCTCAGTGAAAAAGATGGCACTATGGCGCAACTGATCGCGGCCAACAGGTTAACCGAATCGAGTGCGATTGAGCTGCATACCCTTGCGCTTAAAGCCATTGATGAGGCTGAGAGTGACAGTGTCAATATTGGTATTATGGTGTTTATCCTGATAGCCGTGCTGCTTAGCGTCATAACTTATTTTATTATTCGTAGCATTATCGCCCCCGTCGAACGCATCACTCAGGTGATTTCCCGTATTGAGGCCAGTAAAGATCTTACCCTAAGATGCGATACCTCTACTCAGGATGAGTTGGGGGAAATTGCTAAACACTTCAATAGTATGGTCGATACTTTTCAGCAGTTAATCGAACAGGTTATCGAGTCGGTCGCCACGATTAATACCTCCTGCAAACGTGTCTCAGAAAATGCAATCCAAGCATCCCAAGGGGTAACGCAGCAGCTCAATGAAACCGATATGGTGGCAACGGCGATTACCGAAATGGGCGCGACTATCGATGAAATTGCCAAGACCACTGAGCTTGCGGCCCTCAAGGCGGGTAAAACCCATGACAATGCCCAAATGGGGCAAAATGAGGTTATGCAGACCATTCAGAAAATTGAGCAATTGGCGCAGCAAATTAATGATAGTGCGTCTGTGGTTGATGAACTCGAGCGCGACAGTGAGACTATCGGTAGCGTGCTCGATGTGATCCGTGGCATTGCCGAGCAAACTAATCTCCTTGCGCTTAATGCGGCGATTGAGGCGGCGCGGGCCGGTGAACAAGGCCGTGGTTTTGCGGTGGTGGCCGATGAGGTGCGTAGCCTAGCGATGCGCACTCAATCATCGACACAGGAGATTGCTAATATTATCCAAACACTCCAGAGCCGTACCCGCTCAATCGTGCAATTGATGGATGCGAGTCAAAAACAAGGAGCCGAGAGTGCCGAACAGGCCGCGGCAGCGGGCGCATTACTGAAGCTTATCAATACCGATGTGCGTAATATTATGGATATGAGTACACAGATCGCCGCCGCCATTGAGGAGCAGAGCATGGTGGCTGCCGAGGTGAATAAGAATGTGGTGGTGATTCGGGATATTGCCCAGGAATCATCCGAGGCGGCGGATGCCAACGCATCGGCATCGGACGAGCTTAAGGCACAGGCCGAGTATCTGCATCGCGCAGTCAGTAATTTTAAAATTTAA
- a CDS encoding RNA polymerase sigma factor, which yields MTAGILPLNSTASDFDLVTLAGQGDRSAFKQLYLNHHQRIYALSLRLCGQAAQAEEVTQECFILVWQKLPQFRGDSQFSTWLHSICVNQALSSIRKQKSFWARFIPLENDHQFPGTDEDYQGLDKLILRLPERARIVFVLCAIEGYQHEEIADLLGIAVGTSKTQYHRAKQLLQEML from the coding sequence GTGACGGCAGGGATACTCCCACTCAATAGCACAGCGTCGGACTTTGATCTTGTTACCTTAGCAGGACAAGGCGATCGCTCAGCATTTAAGCAACTGTACTTAAACCATCATCAACGTATTTATGCGCTCTCTCTACGTTTGTGTGGCCAGGCGGCCCAGGCCGAAGAAGTCACCCAGGAGTGTTTTATTCTTGTATGGCAAAAGTTGCCGCAGTTTCGGGGAGATAGCCAATTTTCAACTTGGTTACACAGCATTTGTGTAAATCAGGCCCTAAGCAGTATTCGCAAGCAAAAATCCTTTTGGGCGCGTTTTATACCGCTGGAAAACGACCATCAGTTCCCAGGCACAGATGAGGACTATCAAGGGTTAGATAAATTGATCCTTAGGCTGCCAGAACGGGCTCGTATCGTGTTCGTCCTTTGTGCCATAGAAGGCTATCAACACGAGGAAATAGCCGACTTACTCGGCATTGCCGTCGGCACCAGTAAGACGCAATACCACAGAGCGAAGCAATTACTACAGGAGATGCTGTAA
- a CDS encoding anti-sigma factor has product MTLTPRSREEQLEQLVAKAPKGLAPERDLWLTIEKRMDKPLSPKADISKYGRPLWPQWAMAATILLAVFFGYQYQGITPTTQNTAQQAPKDSDKALQTLLTQIATMHQGQVDALEHTPNALIWQTRHLSAPLEQGLEELRRAGAQIYQALQANPTDKQLWQLWLWVQQRELELLQQGQKLPIKNSTQGNTL; this is encoded by the coding sequence ATGACATTAACGCCGCGTTCCCGTGAAGAACAACTCGAGCAATTGGTCGCAAAGGCACCTAAAGGCTTAGCCCCAGAACGAGACCTTTGGTTGACCATAGAAAAACGCATGGATAAACCATTGAGCCCCAAAGCGGATATCTCTAAATACGGTCGCCCACTGTGGCCGCAGTGGGCCATGGCGGCGACGATATTGTTGGCGGTATTTTTCGGCTACCAATACCAAGGGATAACCCCCACAACACAGAACACGGCGCAGCAAGCACCAAAGGACAGCGATAAGGCTTTGCAAACTCTATTGACGCAAATAGCCACCATGCACCAAGGGCAAGTCGATGCTCTCGAACACACGCCCAATGCGCTTATATGGCAGACCCGTCATTTAAGTGCTCCACTGGAGCAGGGATTAGAAGAACTTAGGCGCGCAGGTGCGCAGATTTATCAAGCATTACAAGCGAATCCAACCGATAAACAACTTTGGCAACTCTGGCTTTGGGTGCAGCAGCGTGAACTCGAACTACTGCAGCAAGGCCAAAAACTGCCCATTAAAAACTCAACACAAGGAAACACCCTATGA
- a CDS encoding DUF4097 family beta strand repeat-containing protein, whose product MSNMNLTKTSLLVSTFYLGLMGTVFAAQSVDKQLSISSGTQLQIKIQRGEVQIQSWDKNEVSVTGTLDELSEGFIFEQKGNNLNIEDKMPQHYNGSDNNGSKLTIMVPKTVKLSADTISANLQITQTQGELDLNTVSGNISADGLSGNPSLNSVSGDINTKGLDGKILLNTVSGEINDTESKGEIKYRLVSGDLNSQTLAEKVKVEQVSGEVTANFSAAKDITLRTVSGDSQVSLAKTFDRASLESVSGDITVTFAAMPDASFDLNGGPGGKIKNGLSQDVPQKQKYVSNESLSFQTGTGTADVRMNTVSGNLSLKQG is encoded by the coding sequence ATGAGCAACATGAACCTGACCAAGACCAGTCTATTAGTGTCAACTTTCTACCTCGGTTTAATGGGCACAGTGTTTGCCGCCCAGAGTGTGGACAAACAATTGAGTATCAGCAGTGGGACTCAACTGCAAATCAAGATCCAGCGTGGTGAAGTACAGATCCAAAGTTGGGATAAAAATGAGGTGAGCGTGACCGGAACCCTCGATGAACTGAGCGAAGGTTTTATCTTCGAGCAAAAAGGTAATAACCTGAATATCGAGGATAAAATGCCACAACATTACAATGGCAGCGATAATAACGGCTCAAAACTGACGATTATGGTCCCCAAAACAGTTAAACTCAGTGCCGACACTATTTCGGCAAATCTACAGATAACTCAGACGCAAGGTGAACTGGATTTAAATACCGTCAGTGGCAACATCAGCGCCGATGGCCTTAGCGGTAATCCATCGCTGAACTCTGTCTCTGGGGATATCAACACCAAAGGATTAGATGGCAAAATCCTGCTAAACACTGTATCCGGTGAAATTAACGACACGGAAAGCAAAGGTGAAATCAAGTACCGTCTCGTGAGCGGCGATCTTAACAGCCAAACACTAGCTGAAAAGGTCAAAGTTGAACAAGTGTCGGGTGAAGTGACCGCCAACTTTAGCGCCGCAAAAGATATCACTCTCAGAACCGTGAGCGGCGACAGCCAAGTATCACTGGCAAAAACCTTCGATAGAGCGAGCCTAGAAAGCGTCAGTGGTGATATTACCGTCACCTTCGCGGCCATGCCCGATGCCAGTTTTGATTTAAACGGAGGTCCAGGTGGCAAAATTAAAAATGGCCTAAGCCAGGATGTACCGCAAAAACAAAAATACGTATCAAATGAATCCCTCAGCTTCCAAACGGGCACAGGCACTGCGGATGTCAGGATGAATACCGTCAGCGGTAACCTGAGCCTAAAGCAAGGTTAA
- the rsuA gene encoding 16S rRNA pseudouridine(516) synthase RsuA: MLGPIIRQFSFIKLSNNVRLDKFICESTSLTRTLAKKALHRGDVSCDGVIVKDSGFKVTDGMQICLEGEPITLVGERYLMLNKPVDTICSTIDEAYPSVLSLLELAKPETLHIAGRLDADTTGLVLITSDGQWSHRITSPKKDCGKRYLVQLAEPVDAGLIEVFAAGVELRNEEGLTKPAVLEIIEPQCVRLTITEGKYHQVKRMFAAVGNHVVGLHRESIGQIELDPDLALGEWRYLTAEEIASI, encoded by the coding sequence ATGCTCGGCCCCATAATACGGCAGTTTTCATTTATTAAGTTGAGTAATAACGTGCGTTTAGACAAATTTATCTGTGAAAGTACCTCGCTGACTCGAACACTGGCCAAAAAAGCTTTACACCGTGGCGATGTGAGTTGCGATGGCGTTATTGTCAAAGACTCGGGTTTTAAGGTGACCGATGGCATGCAGATTTGCCTCGAAGGTGAGCCTATAACCTTAGTGGGCGAGCGCTATTTGATGCTGAATAAACCAGTCGATACTATTTGCTCAACCATAGATGAAGCCTATCCCTCTGTCTTGAGTCTGCTTGAACTGGCAAAACCTGAAACACTGCATATTGCTGGTCGTTTAGATGCCGATACCACAGGGCTAGTGTTGATCACGAGTGATGGCCAGTGGTCACACCGGATCACCTCTCCGAAAAAAGACTGCGGTAAGCGCTATTTAGTGCAATTAGCCGAACCGGTCGATGCTGGCTTAATCGAGGTTTTTGCTGCCGGCGTTGAGCTTAGAAATGAAGAGGGACTGACCAAACCTGCGGTACTTGAGATCATTGAACCGCAATGTGTACGCTTAACTATCACCGAAGGCAAATATCACCAAGTGAAGCGGATGTTCGCCGCCGTGGGAAACCATGTCGTAGGTTTACACCGTGAGAGTATTGGACAAATCGAGTTGGACCCGGATTTAGCCCTAGGGGAGTGGCGTTACTTAACCGCCGAAGAGATAGCTTCAATCTGA